From Desulfobacterales bacterium, a single genomic window includes:
- a CDS encoding response regulator: MIPNVKIAVVDSHKLIRDLAVDVLAFSVNRKVFSFDEGFELWDYLRSNDSADLIVIDNELPDISGIDLLFKIKKTFPKKICILMSSDIAKEQKALECKADAFLAKPFTVNDLFDIVQKFVVEIDWKPFQK; this comes from the coding sequence ATCATACCGAATGTTAAAATAGCAGTAGTTGACAGCCATAAACTTATTCGAGATTTAGCAGTTGATGTTTTAGCTTTCAGCGTGAACAGAAAAGTTTTTTCCTTTGACGAAGGTTTTGAACTGTGGGATTATTTGCGCTCTAATGATAGTGCTGATCTTATCGTCATAGATAATGAACTTCCAGATATTAGTGGAATAGACCTTTTATTTAAAATAAAAAAAACATTCCCAAAAAAAATTTGTATATTAATGTCAAGCGATATAGCTAAAGAACAGAAAGCCCTTGAATGCAAAGCTGACGCTTTTTTAGCAAAACCCTTCACTGTAAACGATTTATTTGATATTGTCCAAAAATTTGTTGTGGAAATAGATTGGAAACCCTTTCAAAAATGA
- a CDS encoding MFS transporter produces the protein MNKVETKIFFTLFFSLFVSLIGVGIVVPLLPLYASKLGASGLYIGMIFGSFSLSRSLFLPYFGSLSDRKGRKPFIIIGLFGYTIVSLAYIYSKSVESIIVIRFFHGIASAMLMPIIQAYIGDISSEGKEGYMMGMFNTSLFLGLSIGPILGGIINEKWSLTASFLSMTALSTLGLLLSLILLPPRRSEKILKVHKPLGWKILFKDKEIIGFFFLRFGYVFCIGMIWGFMPVFATKEFYLTSSQTGILLTLGVFISGSMQTPMGLLADKFNKVKMASIGGYIISIAIISFQWSKGFWTLFLSNIFFGIGGGIAMPSLMALSVMKGKKLKEMGSVMGILTMAHSLGMMAGAIIAGMMMDIFELKAAFAIATAVMFFCVNMFIWCVKPADVLV, from the coding sequence ATGAATAAAGTTGAAACAAAAATTTTTTTTACATTGTTTTTTTCGTTGTTTGTTTCCCTAATAGGGGTAGGTATCGTTGTTCCGCTTCTTCCATTGTATGCAAGCAAACTTGGAGCAAGCGGCTTATATATTGGAATGATTTTCGGCTCTTTTTCCTTATCACGTTCTCTTTTTCTTCCTTATTTTGGAAGTCTTTCAGATAGAAAAGGTCGAAAACCATTTATTATAATAGGTCTTTTTGGCTATACGATAGTTTCACTTGCATATATTTATTCTAAAAGCGTTGAATCAATTATAGTAATTAGATTTTTTCACGGCATTGCATCAGCTATGCTTATGCCTATTATTCAAGCATACATTGGAGATATTAGTAGCGAAGGCAAAGAAGGCTATATGATGGGAATGTTTAATACGTCTCTTTTTTTAGGCTTAAGCATAGGTCCTATTTTAGGCGGAATAATTAACGAAAAATGGAGTTTAACCGCATCATTTCTATCTATGACAGCTCTTTCTACTCTTGGGCTACTCCTAAGTCTTATTTTACTACCTCCACGAAGATCAGAAAAAATCCTAAAAGTGCATAAGCCATTGGGATGGAAAATTCTTTTTAAAGATAAAGAAATAATAGGATTTTTCTTTTTGAGATTTGGATATGTTTTTTGTATAGGCATGATATGGGGGTTTATGCCCGTATTTGCTACAAAAGAATTCTATCTTACAAGTTCACAAACAGGAATTCTCCTTACGCTTGGTGTTTTTATAAGCGGTTCCATGCAGACACCAATGGGACTCCTTGCCGATAAATTTAATAAAGTAAAAATGGCATCAATAGGAGGATATATTATAAGTATTGCGATTATATCCTTCCAATGGTCAAAAGGTTTTTGGACATTATTTTTATCAAATATTTTTTTCGGAATAGGAGGAGGAATTGCTATGCCTTCTCTTATGGCATTATCCGTCATGAAAGGCAAAAAATTAAAAGAAATGGGATCCGTAATGGGGATACTAACAATGGCTCACAGTCTTGGGATGATGGCTGGAGCCATTATAGCTGGAATGATGATGGATATTTTTGAATTAAAAGCTGCTTTTGCTATTGCAACAGCTGTAATGTTTTTTTGTGTAAATATGTTTATTTGGTGTGTTAAGCCAGCTGATGTGTTAGTTTAA
- a CDS encoding PASTA domain-containing protein, protein MIKRLLKFFIFIGIFSFVTVISASFVLNLFIKSGDRVTVPELEGKDIIYALEVLTDIGLNVKIKGSEYHRSFPKNSIIYQNPEAGAEIKKDRDVKIIISKGPKSVIMPNLSGLPLNQAHIILEENGLKKGVQTKVYSDTFKQDEVITHYPSASAKIDRETKVNFLVSTGKIPEYFLMPRLEGIYFEKALSIIESKKLTLGEVQYQFYKDKPYNAVAKQSPPSGFWVAEKNVVNLEINRRDSIKKEELISKRKKIWLLTHRVSIGYLKKHIIAKTDTFGITDIIFDEFIKPNEEIYIIIPDYESTVIYLYEDDVLVKTIVYE, encoded by the coding sequence ATGATTAAACGATTATTAAAATTTTTTATTTTTATAGGGATATTCAGTTTTGTTACTGTAATAAGCGCTTCTTTTGTGTTAAATCTTTTTATCAAAAGCGGAGATAGAGTTACTGTTCCAGAACTTGAAGGAAAAGATATTATTTATGCCCTTGAAGTATTAACGGATATTGGGCTTAATGTAAAAATAAAAGGTTCAGAATATCACAGGTCATTCCCTAAAAATTCGATAATTTATCAAAATCCTGAAGCTGGTGCTGAAATAAAAAAAGATAGAGATGTTAAAATAATAATCTCAAAGGGGCCAAAATCTGTTATTATGCCTAATCTTTCAGGCCTTCCATTAAATCAAGCACATATAATTTTAGAAGAAAACGGACTTAAAAAAGGAGTCCAAACAAAAGTTTATTCCGATACTTTTAAACAAGATGAAGTAATAACTCACTATCCGTCGGCTTCAGCAAAAATAGATAGAGAAACAAAAGTAAATTTTTTGGTAAGTACCGGTAAAATTCCGGAATATTTTTTAATGCCACGTCTTGAAGGAATTTATTTTGAGAAAGCTTTATCAATAATTGAAAGTAAAAAACTTACGCTCGGAGAAGTACAGTATCAATTCTATAAAGATAAGCCTTATAATGCAGTTGCAAAACAATCTCCTCCTTCTGGATTCTGGGTTGCCGAAAAAAATGTGGTTAATTTAGAAATAAACAGGCGGGATAGTATTAAAAAAGAAGAGCTTATATCTAAAAGAAAAAAAATATGGCTGCTGACACATAGGGTATCTATTGGTTATTTAAAAAAGCATATTATAGCTAAAACAGATACTTTTGGCATAACTGATATAATTTTTGACGAATTTATAAAGCCAAATGAAGAAATATATATAATTATTCCAGATTATGAATCAACTGTAATATATTTATATGAAGATGATGTTTTAGTTAAAACTATAGTGTATGAATAA
- a CDS encoding lysophospholipid acyltransferase family protein → MSYTIFDTPIIKTFMRWLSLFILKIFGWKAQGTVPDIPKFVMIAAPHTSNWDLPLTLLIAFALRAKIYWMGKEAIFRRPFRGFFKWLGGIPVDRSKSNGVVNQSIEIFEKNEKFILTVPPSGTRNQVLYWKTGFYYIAYGANVPIVLGFLDYKLKTGGIGQIYIPTGDIQADLREIQKFYVDIQGKYPYKMEELLN, encoded by the coding sequence ATGAGTTATACTATTTTTGACACACCAATTATAAAAACTTTTATGAGATGGCTATCATTATTTATTTTAAAAATTTTTGGATGGAAAGCTCAAGGAACAGTGCCTGATATTCCAAAATTTGTTATGATTGCAGCTCCACACACATCAAACTGGGATCTTCCATTAACCTTATTGATAGCATTTGCTTTAAGAGCTAAAATTTATTGGATGGGTAAAGAGGCAATATTTAGGCGCCCTTTTCGAGGATTTTTTAAATGGCTGGGAGGAATACCAGTAGACAGGTCAAAATCAAATGGAGTAGTAAACCAGTCAATCGAAATATTCGAAAAAAATGAAAAATTTATATTAACAGTTCCTCCATCTGGAACTCGTAATCAAGTCCTCTACTGGAAAACTGGATTTTATTATATTGCCTATGGTGCAAATGTTCCGATTGTTTTAGGTTTTCTTGATTATAAACTTAAAACAGGAGGTATTGGGCAAATTTATATACCTACCGGAGATATCCAAGCTGATTTAAGGGAAATTCAAAAATTTTACGTTGATATTCAAGGAAAATACCCATATAAAATGGAAGAATTATTAAACTAA
- a CDS encoding protein kinase, producing MADRIITDTSDFFTIGQGDILSINNKYYKITGHAKEMRFGLEDPKFWVKRAVDLDSGKKKIIKLSFLESFETYLGGVKIKCYRSPNKEAQILKLVLNNPYFMQGESFNDPQGNNIRIIDVVRGLNFLFYIDSFKLKYEIYFEKVLPNILKEIIRCFEGIRYLHVNGYRHGDIRNDHLIKDEETGNLVWIDFDYDFEAPENPFSLDIFGLGNILIYAIGKGFHTYYMMKNDVYTYKNIIDDLSLEDFALLDKRRFINLRKIYPIIPKSLNNVLLHFSQGTDVYYEFVDEIIEDLNRCLYEFH from the coding sequence ATGGCAGACCGAATCATTACAGATACTTCGGATTTTTTTACAATTGGTCAAGGAGATATATTATCTATTAATAATAAATATTATAAAATAACTGGCCATGCAAAAGAAATGCGATTTGGGCTTGAAGACCCTAAATTTTGGGTGAAAAGAGCTGTTGATCTTGATAGCGGGAAAAAAAAAATAATCAAATTATCTTTTTTGGAATCGTTTGAAACTTACCTTGGTGGAGTAAAAATCAAATGTTACCGAAGTCCAAATAAGGAAGCTCAAATTTTAAAATTAGTTTTAAATAATCCTTATTTCATGCAAGGGGAATCGTTTAATGACCCTCAAGGGAATAATATAAGGATAATTGATGTAGTGAGGGGACTAAATTTTCTTTTCTATATTGATTCATTCAAATTAAAATATGAAATATATTTTGAAAAAGTCCTTCCGAATATCTTAAAAGAAATTATCAGATGTTTTGAAGGAATAAGATATTTACATGTAAACGGTTATAGGCATGGTGATATCCGAAATGATCATCTAATTAAAGATGAAGAAACAGGCAACCTTGTATGGATTGATTTTGACTATGATTTTGAAGCCCCTGAAAATCCTTTCAGCCTTGATATATTCGGACTTGGAAATATACTTATATATGCTATTGGTAAAGGATTTCATACCTATTATATGATGAAAAATGATGTTTACACCTATAAGAATATCATTGACGATCTGAGTTTAGAAGATTTTGCATTGCTTGATAAACGAAGATTTATTAATCTTAGAAAAATTTATCCGATTATCCCAAAAAGCCTTAATAACGTACTCCTGCATTTTTCGCAAGGAACGGACGTTTATTATGAATTTGTGGATGAAATAATAGAAGACTTAAACAGATGTTTATATGAATTCCATTAA
- the meaB gene encoding methylmalonyl Co-A mutase-associated GTPase MeaB yields MTSNSSIYKKQTLSIDDYVDGILNKNRMILARAITLVESNAKEHIKIAQELMRRILPYSGNSIRIGITGVPGVGKSSFIETLGAYILEQGNKLAVLAIDPTSSISGGSILGDKTRMEKISRDERCFIRPSPSGGMLGGVARKTRESMLICEAAGFDIIFIETVGVGQNEITVRSMVDFFLLLMLSGAGDELQGIKKGIIEIADAILINKADGPNKPIAELARNEYERALHYISSATEGWKTHVYTCSALTGEGISEIWDVIQDFKIKTKESGIFASHRNSQRLEWLHRIIDEHLKYIFFKHPQIAESLPSFEKLVKDGKISPAEAAEKLINLLGI; encoded by the coding sequence ATGACAAGCAATTCCTCTATCTATAAAAAACAGACTCTCTCCATTGATGATTATGTTGATGGAATTTTAAATAAAAATAGAATGATTCTTGCTAGAGCCATTACACTTGTTGAAAGTAATGCTAAAGAACATATAAAAATAGCCCAAGAGCTTATGAGACGAATTCTTCCATATTCTGGGAATTCAATTCGAATAGGAATTACAGGAGTACCTGGTGTTGGAAAAAGCAGCTTTATTGAAACTTTAGGAGCATATATACTTGAGCAAGGTAACAAATTGGCAGTACTCGCAATTGATCCAACAAGCAGTATCAGCGGAGGAAGCATACTTGGGGATAAAACCCGTATGGAAAAAATAAGCAGAGACGAAAGATGTTTTATCAGACCTTCTCCTTCAGGCGGAATGCTCGGAGGTGTCGCAAGAAAGACAAGGGAAAGCATGCTAATTTGTGAAGCAGCTGGTTTTGATATAATTTTCATAGAAACAGTTGGAGTAGGGCAAAATGAAATAACTGTAAGGTCAATGGTTGATTTTTTCCTGCTTTTAATGCTCTCAGGTGCTGGAGATGAACTGCAAGGAATAAAAAAAGGAATAATTGAAATAGCTGACGCTATTCTTATTAATAAAGCTGACGGCCCAAATAAGCCTATAGCGGAGTTAGCCCGAAATGAATATGAACGAGCACTTCATTATATTTCTTCAGCTACAGAAGGCTGGAAAACTCACGTTTATACTTGTTCAGCTCTAACTGGAGAAGGAATAAGCGAAATATGGGACGTTATACAAGATTTTAAAATAAAAACCAAAGAATCAGGCATCTTCGCATCACATAGAAATTCCCAAAGGCTTGAATGGCTCCACCGTATAATTGATGAACATCTAAAATATATTTTTTTTAAGCACCCACAAATTGCTGAGTCTCTGCCTTCATTTGAAAAATTAGTAAAAGACGGGAAAATTTCTCCGGCAGAGGCTGCAGAAAAATTAATTAATTTATTGGGAATTTAG
- a CDS encoding acyl--CoA ligase, whose amino-acid sequence MIITEILARNSRMYGDKTALIERDPAHSKRLSITWKEFDNQASQTANALIKRGIQKGDTVAFLMTNCIQWLPIYFGILRTGALCVPLNFRFLAKDIRLCLEISNVKALIFGTEFIERINEIEKDINNHIKIFIFDGDKELQPSYAELYKEVIENLSNDDPKIKINLLDDAALYFTSGTTGNPKATLLTHRNLEFACYVENSHHYQTHKDNFLCIPPLYHTGAKMHWFGNFIVGAKAVILKGIEPKWILEAISEEEVTIVWLLVPWALDILFAIESSELKISDYKLDQWRLMHIGAQPVPTSLIKEWKKIFPHHQYDTNYGLTEASGPGCVHLGIENTHKIGSIGLAGFDWEIKIVNNGDIVEKGTPGELAVRGPGVMKEYYNNTQATQDSIVNEWLLTGDIARQDDDGFIWLIDRKKDVIITGGENIYPVEIEDFLQTHPKIQDVGVIGLPSLRLGEMATAIIQVKQGHTLTKEEVMDFCMALPRYKRPRKIIFDKVPRNPTGKIEKPALRKKFAGMHESFQI is encoded by the coding sequence ATGATTATTACTGAAATACTTGCACGTAATTCAAGAATGTACGGAGATAAAACAGCTCTTATAGAAAGAGATCCCGCACATAGTAAGCGACTATCAATAACATGGAAGGAATTTGACAATCAGGCAAGTCAAACAGCAAATGCGTTAATTAAAAGAGGCATACAAAAAGGTGATACAGTAGCATTTCTTATGACAAATTGTATTCAATGGCTACCCATATATTTTGGAATACTTAGAACTGGGGCTCTATGCGTCCCTCTTAATTTTAGGTTTTTAGCTAAAGATATACGCTTATGTCTGGAAATTTCCAATGTAAAAGCATTAATTTTTGGAACAGAATTTATTGAACGAATCAATGAAATTGAGAAAGACATTAATAATCATATAAAAATCTTTATTTTCGATGGGGATAAAGAATTACAGCCATCATATGCAGAGTTATACAAAGAAGTAATAGAAAATTTATCAAATGACGACCCAAAAATTAAAATAAATTTACTTGATGATGCTGCTTTATATTTTACTTCTGGAACAACTGGAAATCCTAAAGCTACTCTACTTACCCATAGGAATCTTGAATTTGCATGTTATGTTGAAAACAGCCATCATTATCAAACTCATAAAGATAATTTTTTATGTATTCCTCCTCTTTATCATACTGGGGCAAAAATGCACTGGTTTGGAAATTTTATAGTTGGAGCCAAAGCAGTTATCTTAAAAGGAATTGAACCCAAATGGATACTTGAAGCAATATCAGAAGAAGAAGTAACCATAGTATGGCTTTTAGTTCCTTGGGCATTGGATATTCTTTTTGCGATTGAAAGCTCAGAGCTTAAGATTTCTGATTATAAATTAGATCAGTGGAGACTCATGCATATTGGTGCTCAGCCTGTGCCTACAAGTCTTATAAAAGAGTGGAAAAAAATTTTTCCCCATCATCAATATGATACAAATTATGGACTTACAGAGGCATCAGGGCCTGGATGTGTTCATTTAGGAATAGAAAATACTCATAAGATAGGTTCCATAGGACTTGCTGGGTTTGACTGGGAAATTAAGATTGTGAATAATGGTGATATCGTTGAAAAAGGAACGCCAGGAGAATTAGCAGTTAGAGGCCCAGGAGTTATGAAAGAATATTATAATAATACCCAAGCAACACAGGATAGTATAGTTAATGAGTGGCTTCTAACTGGAGATATTGCGCGGCAAGATGATGATGGATTTATATGGTTAATAGATAGAAAAAAAGACGTTATAATTACTGGAGGTGAAAACATATACCCCGTAGAAATTGAAGATTTTTTACAAACCCATCCTAAAATTCAGGATGTAGGTGTTATAGGTCTTCCAAGCCTTCGTCTTGGGGAAATGGCTACAGCAATTATACAGGTAAAACAAGGCCATACTTTAACTAAAGAAGAAGTCATGGATTTTTGTATGGCTCTTCCAAGGTATAAAAGACCAAGAAAAATAATTTTTGATAAAGTTCCACGAAATCCTACTGGAAAAATAGAAAAACCAGCTTTAAGAAAAAAATTCGCTGGCATGCATGAGAGCTTTCAAATTTAA
- a CDS encoding universal stress protein, with protein MNSIKIQGELKLKTSILFALNDSSSSRAAVDFLTNIPLCPEQVSITLLHVFRKPSSVEELMGEKYMQQLSDRYMQALENTKNKLIEKGYPPNNIQLKLISDPYPTVADGVIDQFSKGNYNIVIVGRKRMSKAEEFVLGDPSIKLVRALEGVAVMVIKSK; from the coding sequence ATGAATTCCATTAAAATACAGGGAGAATTAAAATTGAAAACATCAATACTTTTTGCATTAAATGATTCAAGCAGTTCAAGAGCTGCTGTTGATTTTTTAACAAATATACCCTTATGCCCTGAACAAGTATCGATAACTTTGCTTCATGTGTTTAGAAAACCTTCATCTGTAGAAGAACTTATGGGCGAAAAATATATGCAACAGCTATCAGACAGATATATGCAGGCTTTAGAAAATACAAAGAATAAACTTATTGAAAAAGGCTACCCGCCCAACAATATACAACTTAAACTTATTTCTGATCCTTATCCTACTGTTGCTGACGGAGTCATAGATCAGTTTAGTAAAGGCAATTATAATATAGTCATAGTTGGCCGTAAAAGAATGAGCAAGGCAGAAGAATTTGTTTTAGGGGATCCAAGCATAAAACTTGTAAGAGCTCTTGAAGGCGTTGCGGTTATGGTTATAAAATCAAAATAG
- a CDS encoding GAF domain-containing protein, with translation MSEEPTRKFYLKEFKAISFAISTYEDLNILMSHIAEGLTRSFKIKGCTIMLLDDREHQLFKIASYGISEEYLNKGPIFLDDKYSPIVLGEPVFVEDMQSDIRIQYPEAAIKENICSMLSVPIKCRKEVIGIIRAYLSQKTKFHHEDIESFSVLAHQMGVVIENNGLRNFLNEVKSAMQNLPLRMLEGI, from the coding sequence ATGAGCGAAGAGCCGACAAGGAAATTTTATTTAAAGGAATTTAAAGCTATAAGCTTTGCTATTTCAACTTATGAAGATTTAAATATTCTTATGAGTCATATTGCAGAAGGTTTAACAAGATCGTTTAAAATAAAAGGCTGCACGATTATGCTTCTTGATGACAGGGAACATCAGTTATTTAAAATTGCAAGCTATGGTATCAGTGAAGAATATTTAAATAAGGGTCCAATATTTTTAGATGACAAATACAGTCCTATAGTTCTTGGAGAACCCGTATTTGTCGAAGATATGCAGTCAGACATCCGGATTCAATACCCTGAAGCTGCCATAAAAGAAAATATCTGTTCAATGCTATCTGTTCCAATTAAATGCAGAAAAGAAGTAATTGGAATTATAAGAGCCTACCTTAGTCAAAAAACAAAATTTCATCACGAAGATATTGAATCTTTTTCAGTTCTTGCTCATCAAATGGGAGTAGTTATTGAGAATAATGGTCTTAGAAATTTTTTAAATGAAGTAAAATCAGCTATGCAAAACCTTCCTTTACGTATGCTTGAAGGTATATAA
- a CDS encoding ATP-dependent Clp protease proteolytic subunit, with translation MNDCKEQKKIKQPPVLFDKTQSIISKIESILNCKALVYWNSERGNVCQNDVLALYELFKKVGYSDEVGIYIKSNGGDVEASLRIVNLIREYFKKVTALVPLECASAATMIALGADAIKMGPLAHLSAIDSSLTHELSPIDSRENRKVSVSQDELARIVKLWNKNSKDHHPNPYSDIFKYIHPLVVGAIDRSSSLSIKICKEILSYHIKSDEECERISHYLNSEYPSHSYPITAKEANKIGLNISKLDGSLNELLLDLNEFYSEMAQKALTDFDEFNYHDNEILNILEAKNVQIYYQNDKDWNYIKEERRWQILNDESSWRKTELVNSKKIQSNFHIR, from the coding sequence ATGAATGACTGTAAAGAACAAAAAAAAATTAAGCAACCTCCAGTATTATTCGATAAAACTCAATCAATAATTTCAAAAATAGAATCAATTTTAAATTGTAAAGCCCTTGTTTATTGGAATTCCGAAAGGGGTAATGTTTGTCAAAACGATGTTCTTGCTTTATATGAACTTTTTAAAAAAGTTGGATACAGTGATGAAGTCGGAATATATATAAAATCTAATGGAGGAGATGTAGAGGCTTCCCTTAGAATTGTAAATTTAATTAGAGAATATTTTAAAAAAGTTACAGCTCTTGTTCCATTAGAATGTGCTTCTGCTGCTACAATGATAGCTCTCGGAGCAGACGCAATAAAAATGGGTCCTCTTGCTCATTTAAGCGCTATAGATTCATCTTTAACTCACGAACTTTCACCTATTGATTCAAGAGAAAACCGAAAAGTGAGTGTAAGTCAAGATGAATTAGCTCGAATAGTTAAGTTATGGAATAAAAATTCTAAAGACCATCATCCAAATCCATATTCCGATATATTCAAATATATTCATCCGTTAGTTGTCGGAGCCATTGATAGGTCAAGTTCCCTTTCAATAAAAATATGTAAAGAAATTCTATCTTATCATATTAAATCAGACGAAGAATGTGAACGAATAAGTCATTATTTAAATTCTGAATATCCTTCCCATAGTTATCCAATAACGGCAAAGGAAGCTAACAAAATAGGTTTAAACATATCGAAATTAGATGGTAGCTTGAATGAGTTACTTTTAGATTTAAATGAATTTTATTCAGAAATGGCTCAAAAAGCACTTACCGATTTTGATGAATTTAATTATCACGATAATGAAATCCTAAATATTTTAGAAGCAAAAAATGTTCAAATTTATTATCAAAATGATAAAGATTGGAACTATATAAAAGAAGAAAGACGCTGGCAAATTCTTAACGATGAAAGTTCTTGGAGAAAAACCGAACTTGTAAATTCGAAAAAAATTCAATCAAACTTCCATATACGATAA